The Klebsiella aerogenes KCTC 2190 region TCTGGCGTAAATCGACGCGCTTCATAGCCAGCGTCACCAGCTGGCTTCCCGAGGCGCGAATCGCCTCGACCATCACCTCCGGGGCGGCGAACTTGCCGGTTCCGGTAAAAAGGTGGGATTCAAATGTCTTATCAGCAATACGTAACATATCAGCCTCCGGCGATAACCTGAAAAAGCAGGACCCGATCGCCTTCCTGCAAGAGATGATCTTCCCACCGTTCGCGTGGCAGGATGTGTTGATTGAGCGCCAGCGCAACGCCGGGCTGGAGCTGTTCCAGTTGGCTGAGCAGGGCGCTTACGCTGAGGTTGTCCGCGCACTCCAGCGGTTCGTCGTTAAACCAGACTTGCATCATGGCCTCCGCATACCGGGCAGCCCTGGGCCTTTTGCAGCGCGAGGTTGCGCCAGTTGCTGGTGCGGGCATCAAACAGCCGTAGCGTGTTGCGCGGCGTCGCCATGCCGCTAAGGAGCTTTATGGCCTCCAGCGCCTGCAGCGTCCCCATCATGCCGACGACCGGACCGACGATCCCCGCGGTGCGGCAGTTACGTTGCGGTTCGGCGGTGTCCGGCCACAGGCAGCGATAGCAGCCCTGCGCCCAGGGCGGCGTCAGCACCATCAACTGGCCGCCGAAGCCGACGGCGCTGGCGGTCACCAGCGGCGTCTCAAGGGCGACGCAGGCGGCGTTAATCGCCTGGCGGGCGATCATGTTATCGGTACAGTCCAGCACCACGTCGGCTTTCGCCACTTCAGCGCGCAGCGCCTCGCCGCTTAAACGCTGCTGTAGCGCCACGAGGCGGATTTGCGGATTGAGTTGGTTGAGCCGCGTCTTTGCCGCCGCGGCTTTTGGCTGGTCGATATCGTCGCTGGTGAACAGAATTTGCCGCTGCAGGTTGCTGAGATGCACCGCGTCGTCATCGGCCAGCGTCAGCGTCCCGACGCCGGCCCCCGCCAGATATAGCGCCGCCGGCGAACCTAAGCCGCCCAGGCCAATAATCAGCGCCCGGCTGGCTAACAGTTTCTGCTGCCCCTCGATGGCGATATCTTCCAGCAGCAGCTGGCGGCTATAGCGCATGAAATCGTGATCATTCATCGCCTGCTCCCGCCAGCGTTAACAGTTGTGCAGTGGCAGCCCGCCAGTCAGCAGCCTGGGTAATGGCGCTGACGACCGCGATGCTGCCAACGCCGGTGGCCAGTACGCCCGGTGCTTTTTCCAGACTGATGCCGCCTATCGCAACCGTCGGATAATCGGCCAGCCGCTGAATATGCCCGGCAAGCTGTTCGAGGCCCTGCGGCGCCGAAGGCATCTGTTTGGTTTGCGTCGGGAAGACGTGTCCCAGTGCGATGTAGGAAGGGCGCGCCGCCAGCGCGACGTCAATTTCCATGTCGTCGTGAGTGGAGACGCCAAGGCGCAGTCCGGCTTTACGGATGGCGCTCAGGTCGGTGGTTTCCAGGTCCTCTTGACCCAGATGTACGCCATACGCCCGGTGCTTAATCGCCAGTTGCCAGTAATCATTGATAAACAGACGCGCGCGATAGCGGCGGCCAAGCGCGATGGCGGCGATAACATCATCCTCTACCTCGCTGTCGCGCTGGTCCTTGATCCGCAATTGAATAGTGCGTACGCCGGCTTCCAGCAGGCGCTCAATCCACGCCACGCTATCGACAACCGGATAAAGCCCGAGACGAAACGGTACGGGCGGAAAGTCAGGCTGGTACATCAGGCATTTTCCTTTTTCAGGTAGATTTCACCGCCGCGGGCGCGGAAGTTATTCGACATATCGGCCATGCCGGCTTCGATATTTTGCTTTGCGGCGTAGTCGCGGACCTCTTGCGTGATCTTCATCGAACAGAATTTCGGTCCGCACATGGAGCAGAAGTGGGCGACCTTGCCGGATTCCTGCGGTAAGGTTTCATCGTGATAGGCCCGCGCGGTAAAGGGATCGAGCGCGAGGTTGAACTGGTCTTCCCAGCGGAATTCGAAACGCGCTTTTGACATCGCGTTGTCGCGGATCTGCGCCCCCGGGTGGCCTTTAGCGAGGTCGGCGGCGTGGGCGGCGATTTTGTAGGTAATCAGCCCCTGTTTTACATCCTCTTTGTTGGGCAAGCCGAGATGTTCTTTTGGCGTGACGTAGCACAGCATGGCGCAGCCAAACCAGCCAATCATTGCCGCGCCGATACCGGAAGTGAAATGATCATAGCCCGGCGCGATGTCGGTGGTGAGCGGCCCCAGCGTGTAGAACGGCGCTTCGTGGCAGTGCTCCAGCTCTTCGGTCATATTGCGGCGAATCATCTGCATCGGCACGTGGCCGGGGCCTTCAATCATCACCTGAACGTCATACTCCCAGGCGATTTTAGTCAGCTCGCCCAGCGTATGCAGCTCGGCGAACTGAGCCTCGTCGTTGGCATCCTGAATCGAGCCGGGGCGCAGACCATCGCCGAGGGACAGCGACACGTCATAGGCGGCGCAGATTTCACAGATTTCGCGGAAGTG contains the following coding sequences:
- the thiS gene encoding sulfur carrier protein ThiS — encoded protein: MQVWFNDEPLECADNLSVSALLSQLEQLQPGVALALNQHILPRERWEDHLLQEGDRVLLFQVIAGG
- a CDS encoding HesA/MoeB/ThiF family protein; protein product: MNDHDFMRYSRQLLLEDIAIEGQQKLLASRALIIGLGGLGSPAALYLAGAGVGTLTLADDDAVHLSNLQRQILFTSDDIDQPKAAAAKTRLNQLNPQIRLVALQQRLSGEALRAEVAKADVVLDCTDNMIARQAINAACVALETPLVTASAVGFGGQLMVLTPPWAQGCYRCLWPDTAEPQRNCRTAGIVGPVVGMMGTLQALEAIKLLSGMATPRNTLRLFDARTSNWRNLALQKAQGCPVCGGHDASLV
- the thiE gene encoding thiamine phosphate synthase produces the protein MYQPDFPPVPFRLGLYPVVDSVAWIERLLEAGVRTIQLRIKDQRDSEVEDDVIAAIALGRRYRARLFINDYWQLAIKHRAYGVHLGQEDLETTDLSAIRKAGLRLGVSTHDDMEIDVALAARPSYIALGHVFPTQTKQMPSAPQGLEQLAGHIQRLADYPTVAIGGISLEKAPGVLATGVGSIAVVSAITQAADWRAATAQLLTLAGAGDE